A genomic region of Thermogemmatispora onikobensis contains the following coding sequences:
- a CDS encoding glycosyltransferase family 9 protein: MSRGLDLETVSIRRIAVVRALHLGDLLLAVPALRALRRRFPGSDITLIGLPWARAFVRRYHRYIDRLAIFPGFLGIPERPWEPRRAAAGLARLRGRGYDLVVQLHGSGQASNPFVRALGARLSAGYYDPATGESHGLTLAAPYPYDEHEIWRNLHLVALLGAEADDPGLEFPLTARDRAEAIALLRPLSRVQGPLVGLHVGARDPARRWPVTSFAALAQMLVQCFGTHIILTGSMDEQSTVQELMQHLPAPALNLVGRTALGTLGAVLRQLDLFVSNDTGVAHLAYALDVPSITLFGPTDPQRWGPLDQGRHLVARSPVACSPSAHRLCSSCDQCCLQRLAPEAVYALAARLLEGGWRSTARERAGALALHERKYQSWKEDYAF; encoded by the coding sequence GTGAGCAGAGGTCTGGACCTTGAGACGGTCTCGATTCGGCGTATCGCTGTTGTGCGGGCGCTCCACCTTGGCGATCTGCTGCTGGCGGTGCCGGCTTTGCGGGCTCTACGGCGGCGCTTTCCTGGAAGCGACATTACCCTGATCGGCCTCCCCTGGGCGCGGGCCTTTGTCCGGCGCTATCACCGTTATATCGATCGTCTGGCTATCTTCCCTGGCTTTCTGGGCATCCCAGAGCGGCCCTGGGAGCCGCGGCGAGCAGCAGCGGGTCTGGCGCGCCTGCGGGGGAGGGGCTATGACCTGGTTGTGCAGTTGCATGGCAGTGGCCAGGCGAGCAATCCGTTTGTGCGCGCGCTGGGGGCGCGCTTGAGTGCCGGTTATTACGATCCTGCGACGGGTGAGTCTCATGGCTTAACCCTGGCTGCCCCTTATCCCTATGATGAACATGAAATCTGGCGCAATCTCCATCTAGTGGCCCTCCTGGGAGCGGAGGCTGATGATCCTGGCCTGGAGTTCCCTTTGACAGCTCGCGATCGCGCGGAGGCAATCGCCTTGTTGAGGCCCCTGAGCAGGGTACAAGGCCCGCTGGTGGGGCTGCACGTTGGAGCAAGGGACCCGGCGCGTCGCTGGCCTGTGACCTCTTTTGCCGCCCTGGCTCAGATGCTGGTCCAGTGCTTTGGTACTCATATCATCCTGACTGGAAGTATGGACGAACAGTCAACTGTGCAAGAACTGATGCAGCATCTCCCTGCGCCAGCTCTTAATTTGGTGGGACGCACTGCCCTGGGTACGCTGGGGGCTGTCTTGCGTCAGCTGGATCTCTTCGTCAGCAACGACACTGGGGTGGCGCATCTGGCCTATGCCCTCGATGTGCCCAGCATCACGCTCTTCGGTCCGACTGATCCCCAGCGCTGGGGTCCGCTTGATCAAGGGCGCCATCTCGTCGCGCGATCGCCTGTGGCCTGCAGCCCCTCTGCTCACAGGCTCTGCTCATCATGTGATCAGTGTTGCCTGCAGCGACTGGCTCCAGAGGCGGTCTACGCTCTGGCCGCGCGCCTGCTGGAAGGAGGGTGGAGGTCCACGGCTCGCGAGCGTGCAGGAGCACTCGCGCTGCATGAAAGGAAGTATCAATCTTGGAAAGAAGATTACGCATTTTGA
- a CDS encoding GNAT family N-acetyltransferase, with translation MRTPRLLLRRLQAEDGPAMFRVHGDPATYQYSPESVHRSLAGSEAMLRLCRRHWAEHGFGYWAVELAQDRTIIGFGGLEQQRWHEYTVLNLYYRFTPSAWGHGYATEMARTALQLAQAYLPSLPIIARIRSANLPSQQVALKIGLRRLPEELEEPGYYIFASEYPGWSRRERREGIGE, from the coding sequence GTGCGCACACCACGCCTGCTGCTTCGCCGTCTGCAAGCTGAGGACGGGCCTGCGATGTTTCGCGTGCACGGCGACCCGGCCACCTATCAGTACAGCCCGGAGAGCGTCCACCGCTCCCTGGCGGGGAGCGAGGCCATGCTGCGCCTTTGCCGGCGGCACTGGGCCGAGCACGGCTTCGGCTACTGGGCCGTAGAGCTAGCACAGGATCGCACAATCATCGGCTTCGGCGGACTGGAGCAGCAGCGCTGGCACGAGTACACCGTTCTCAACCTCTACTATCGCTTCACTCCGAGCGCCTGGGGCCACGGCTACGCCACCGAGATGGCCCGCACAGCTCTGCAGCTCGCCCAGGCTTATCTACCGTCGCTACCGATCATCGCGCGCATCAGAAGCGCTAACCTGCCATCGCAACAGGTCGCCCTCAAGATTGGCCTGCGGCGGCTGCCCGAAGAGCTAGAGGAGCCGGGCTACTATATTTTTGCTTCCGAGTATCCCGGCTGGTCACGGAGAGAGCGGCGGGAAGGCATCGGAGAATAA
- a CDS encoding glycosyltransferase family 2 protein: protein MALVEVLIPTCGRKTGLAVVLAGLLAQDFVDFDVIISDQTEAGEDYLESVEIQTLVRALRWRGHRVTLHRHLPRRGLAEQRHFLLEQSRAPYVHYLDDDVLLEPMVLGRMLAVLRAEGCGFVGCAAAGLHFLEDVRPHQQQIELWEGPVLPEPFTPETVPWERHLVNNAANVLHLEARLLSREAWRSADPSHCLRYKVAWVGGANVLYDRAKLLAVGGFSWWWRLPPEHAGEEVLAQWLLLCRYGGCALLPCGTYHLGLPTTVPDRRCNATHLFAELARQYLAPYDWSAAPASDEESNKEGPQHRRGGHESKGRPSPSGRRDRA, encoded by the coding sequence GTGGCCCTGGTAGAGGTCCTGATTCCCACCTGCGGGCGCAAGACCGGCCTGGCGGTTGTCCTGGCCGGCTTGCTGGCCCAGGACTTCGTCGACTTTGATGTGATCATCTCTGATCAGACCGAAGCAGGGGAGGACTATCTGGAGAGTGTCGAAATTCAGACGCTGGTGCGGGCCTTGCGCTGGCGCGGACATCGGGTGACGCTCCATCGTCATCTGCCGCGCCGTGGTCTGGCGGAGCAGCGCCATTTTCTCCTGGAGCAAAGCCGCGCTCCATATGTCCACTATCTCGATGATGATGTGCTTCTGGAGCCGATGGTCCTGGGGCGCATGCTAGCCGTGCTGCGCGCCGAGGGCTGTGGTTTTGTCGGTTGTGCCGCAGCGGGCCTGCATTTCCTGGAGGATGTGCGCCCGCATCAGCAGCAGATCGAGCTATGGGAGGGGCCAGTTTTGCCCGAACCCTTTACACCGGAGACCGTGCCTTGGGAGCGCCATCTCGTCAATAACGCGGCCAATGTCTTACATCTGGAGGCGCGTCTCCTCTCGCGCGAAGCCTGGCGCAGCGCTGACCCAAGTCACTGTCTGCGCTACAAAGTGGCCTGGGTGGGGGGAGCGAATGTGCTCTACGACCGCGCCAAACTCCTGGCGGTCGGCGGCTTCTCCTGGTGGTGGCGTCTGCCGCCCGAGCACGCTGGCGAGGAGGTTCTCGCTCAGTGGCTGCTGCTCTGTCGCTACGGCGGCTGCGCTTTGTTGCCCTGTGGCACCTATCATCTCGGCCTGCCGACGACAGTGCCTGATCGACGCTGCAATGCCACTCATCTCTTTGCTGAGCTGGCTCGCCAGTATCTGGCTCCCTACGACTGGTCAGCTGCCCCTGCCTCCGATGAGGAGAGCAACAAGGAGGGACCTCAGCACCGCCGCGGCGGCCATGAGTCCAAAGGGCGGCCTTCTCCCTCTGGACGCCGTGACCGCGCTTGA
- a CDS encoding glycosyltransferase, translating to MKERRGRIALLSEHASPLALLGGEDAGGQNVYVAELSRHLAACGYAVDVFTRRTGLSQPEVVNWRDGVRVIHLMAGPPLPLAKDALWPLMGDFRAALLRFIACEGSRYDVLHGNFWMAGLVAVDLQRWLSAPAVQVFHALGTTKRRHQPEHDTSPTVRIPLEREIVRRAACLIAQCPDERQELIEDYGADPERIVLIPSGVDIELFRPWPQSEARRRLGLPHEEALIVYVGRLLPRKDVRTVVRAVAALVHDYGYGREYPPLRLLVVGGETTEPDPQATPEIGILQQLAIELGVAEYVIFTGRRQPALLPLFYSAADVAVTTPWYEPFGLTPLEAMACARPVVASAVGGLTYTVANGETGLLVPPREPALLAARLHELLAAPHRRQRMGEAARRRVERRFTWRLTALRTAALYETLREARLGGTRADAGSSSQLAASYDTLLAGEVQTLWPW from the coding sequence ATGAAAGAGCGCAGAGGACGAATTGCCTTGCTCAGCGAGCATGCCAGCCCGCTGGCCTTGCTTGGTGGAGAGGATGCGGGGGGCCAGAATGTCTACGTAGCTGAACTGAGTCGTCATCTGGCGGCCTGTGGCTATGCTGTCGACGTCTTTACGCGCCGCACTGGTCTCAGCCAGCCCGAGGTTGTGAACTGGCGGGACGGCGTGCGCGTCATTCATCTGATGGCGGGTCCGCCGCTGCCGTTGGCCAAAGATGCTCTTTGGCCGCTCATGGGCGACTTCCGTGCAGCCCTACTGCGCTTTATCGCCTGTGAGGGAAGCCGCTACGACGTGCTGCATGGGAATTTCTGGATGGCGGGCCTGGTCGCGGTCGATCTGCAGCGGTGGCTCAGCGCGCCTGCTGTCCAGGTGTTCCATGCCCTGGGCACAACCAAGCGGCGGCATCAGCCGGAGCACGATACCAGCCCTACGGTGCGCATTCCTCTTGAGCGTGAAATTGTGAGACGGGCGGCGTGTCTGATTGCTCAGTGCCCTGATGAGCGGCAGGAGTTGATCGAAGACTATGGAGCTGATCCTGAGCGCATTGTCTTGATCCCTTCGGGGGTGGATATCGAGCTTTTCCGCCCGTGGCCTCAGAGCGAGGCCCGCCGGCGTCTTGGACTCCCACACGAAGAGGCGCTCATCGTCTACGTTGGGCGTCTCTTGCCCCGTAAGGATGTACGAACGGTTGTACGAGCTGTAGCGGCGCTGGTGCACGACTATGGCTATGGCAGGGAATACCCTCCTCTGCGCTTGCTTGTGGTTGGTGGCGAGACGACGGAGCCAGATCCGCAGGCTACGCCGGAGATAGGCATCTTACAGCAACTGGCCATCGAGTTGGGCGTTGCTGAATACGTTATCTTCACAGGCAGGCGTCAGCCGGCTCTACTTCCCCTCTTCTATAGTGCTGCTGATGTGGCGGTAACCACTCCCTGGTATGAGCCATTTGGGCTGACTCCCTTGGAGGCTATGGCCTGCGCCCGCCCGGTGGTCGCCTCGGCAGTCGGGGGCCTGACCTATACCGTGGCCAACGGGGAGACGGGCCTCCTGGTGCCTCCGCGCGAACCGGCGCTGCTGGCGGCACGTCTTCACGAGCTGCTTGCTGCGCCGCATCGCCGTCAGCGTATGGGAGAGGCCGCGCGCCGGCGGGTAGAGCGTCGCTTTACCTGGCGCCTGACTGCCCTGCGCACCGCTGCTCTCTACGAGACGCTGCGAGAGGCACGGCTGGGGGGAACACGAGCAGACGCTGGGTCTTCCTCTCAGCTGGCCGCGTCGTACGATACCCTATTGGCGGGGGAGGTGCAAACGCTGTGGCCCTGGTAG
- a CDS encoding glycosyltransferase family 9 protein, producing the protein MSEQHEQGTLGLVPSWEERPLLGGEGVDERWRQARRLLLVRLDNLGDVLLMTPAIRALKRALPQARLTLLASPVGAQVGLLNPDLEAVIIYEAPWVDPWACLPHDSQREQAMIRCLKERCFDGAIIFTSFRQSALPAAYLCYLADIPLRLGASLDGSGSLLTTRLRPAPRLMHEVERALELVAAIGVPPDERGLVLRVPPEAHYECATVVSSIGEDAGQTQAQPLIVVHPGCSMPARTYPWELFGATVRLLVRELGATVCVTGSQQEEELVARVCACVPSPERQRVLPLAGRLSFAGLCALIQRAGLVVTNNTGPMHIAAAVGTPVVALFALTNPPEQWGPWLVPHRLLYREVACRLCYQRCCPNDQLCLRGVSPAEVLAAAADLLGLAAVPARGEGSAEVDAGRQERRSERRGA; encoded by the coding sequence ATGAGTGAGCAGCATGAGCAAGGGACTCTGGGGCTGGTTCCATCCTGGGAGGAGAGGCCCCTCTTAGGGGGCGAGGGTGTTGATGAGCGCTGGCGGCAGGCGCGGCGCCTGCTGCTAGTGCGCCTGGACAATCTGGGTGATGTACTGCTCATGACGCCGGCCATTCGGGCGCTCAAGCGGGCCTTACCGCAGGCCAGGCTGACCCTGCTGGCTAGCCCTGTTGGGGCTCAGGTTGGTCTGCTCAATCCCGATCTGGAGGCAGTGATCATCTATGAAGCCCCCTGGGTTGATCCCTGGGCTTGCCTGCCGCACGACAGTCAGCGTGAGCAGGCAATGATTCGCTGTCTCAAGGAGCGGTGCTTTGATGGGGCTATCATCTTTACCTCGTTTCGCCAGAGTGCCTTGCCAGCGGCCTATCTCTGCTATCTGGCTGACATTCCTTTACGGCTTGGGGCATCTCTCGATGGTTCCGGCTCTCTGCTAACCACGCGCCTGCGGCCAGCGCCGCGCTTGATGCACGAGGTGGAGCGAGCGCTGGAGCTAGTGGCGGCGATTGGGGTGCCGCCGGACGAGCGTGGTCTTGTGCTGCGCGTGCCCCCCGAGGCGCACTACGAGTGCGCGACTGTGGTGAGCAGTATCGGGGAGGACGCCGGGCAGACGCAGGCGCAACCGCTGATCGTGGTCCATCCGGGCTGTAGCATGCCAGCGCGGACCTACCCCTGGGAGCTGTTTGGGGCCACGGTGAGGTTGCTGGTGCGTGAGTTGGGGGCGACTGTCTGTGTGACAGGAAGCCAGCAAGAAGAGGAGCTGGTGGCGCGAGTCTGTGCTTGTGTACCGTCGCCAGAACGTCAGCGGGTGCTGCCGCTGGCCGGACGCCTCTCCTTTGCCGGTCTGTGTGCGCTGATTCAGCGCGCGGGGTTGGTTGTGACCAATAACACGGGGCCGATGCATATCGCGGCTGCCGTAGGCACCCCGGTGGTCGCCCTCTTTGCCCTCACCAATCCGCCTGAGCAGTGGGGGCCGTGGCTGGTGCCGCATCGCCTCCTCTATCGTGAAGTTGCCTGCCGTCTCTGCTATCAGCGCTGTTGTCCCAATGATCAGCTCTGCCTCCGTGGGGTGAGTCCCGCTGAGGTACTGGCGGCAGCCGCTGACTTGCTAGGTCTGGCTGCTGTGCCAGCGAGAGGAGAAGGATCGGCTGAGGTGGACGCTGGGCGGCAAGAGCGGCGGTCGGAAAGGAGAGGCGCGTGA
- a CDS encoding glycosyltransferase family 4 protein, translated as MERRLRILIWHIHGSYLNALARLDHDWYLPVKPGRPPRYTGRGPTFDLPPTVREVPAEQVRHLSFDLVIHQTPENFFEDQYAILSREQRALPCIYLEHNTPRPHPCDTRHPVDEPTVLLVHVTHYNRLMWDCGRTPTQVIEHSVAIDPRVRYRGELERGMTLVNGLARRGRLAGCDLFLWMRERLPLDLAGMESEQLGGLGDIPYRQLHRRLAAYRFLFSPMRYSSLPLAVIEAMTIGMPVVALATTALPTVITHGVHGYLSCDPDELLAGMRRLLQDAAHARRLGEQARRLALTRFGLERFRRDWERAFARALALRQAVVGGRESESESEALQPGKGISLAADGAARPIAMPQRSEQQ; from the coding sequence TTGGAAAGAAGATTACGCATTTTGATCTGGCACATTCATGGAAGCTACTTGAATGCGCTGGCTCGTCTTGACCATGACTGGTATCTGCCAGTGAAGCCGGGGCGTCCTCCTCGCTACACTGGGCGCGGTCCCACCTTTGATCTACCCCCCACGGTGCGAGAGGTTCCCGCGGAGCAGGTGCGTCACTTGTCTTTTGATCTGGTCATCCATCAGACACCCGAAAATTTCTTTGAAGACCAGTACGCCATTCTCTCCAGGGAGCAACGGGCTCTGCCGTGCATTTACCTGGAGCACAATACGCCGCGTCCTCATCCCTGTGATACGCGCCATCCAGTTGATGAGCCGACGGTGCTGTTGGTGCATGTGACGCACTACAATCGCCTGATGTGGGACTGTGGTCGGACGCCGACGCAGGTGATAGAGCATAGTGTGGCCATTGATCCGCGTGTGCGTTATCGGGGCGAGCTGGAGCGTGGGATGACGTTGGTCAATGGTCTGGCGCGGCGCGGACGTCTGGCCGGCTGCGATCTCTTCCTCTGGATGCGCGAGCGCCTGCCGCTGGACCTGGCCGGGATGGAGAGTGAGCAGCTCGGCGGCCTCGGCGATATTCCCTATCGGCAGCTTCACCGTCGTCTGGCGGCTTACCGTTTCCTCTTCAGCCCCATGCGTTATAGCAGCCTGCCGTTGGCCGTCATCGAGGCCATGACCATTGGTATGCCGGTCGTGGCGCTGGCAACCACAGCGCTGCCCACGGTGATCACTCATGGCGTTCACGGCTATCTTTCCTGTGATCCCGATGAATTGCTGGCAGGCATGCGCCGCTTATTGCAAGATGCTGCCCATGCGCGCAGGCTGGGGGAGCAGGCGAGACGCCTGGCGCTGACGCGCTTTGGCCTGGAGCGTTTCCGTCGCGACTGGGAGAGGGCCTTTGCGCGTGCCCTGGCCCTTCGTCAGGCTGTAGTGGGTGGGCGTGAGAGCGAGAGTGAGAGCGAGGCGCTTCAGCCAGGGAAAGGCATCTCTTTGGCTGCCGACGGGGCGGCCAGGCCAATCGCTATGCCCCAAAGGAGTGAGCAACAATGA
- a CDS encoding D-sedoheptulose-7-phosphate isomerase — protein MEEDQHQEALAWSGAVSWPVKSLVERAESTEEQLWRSEVEALRTLLWQRRLWLVEALDALMEEAGLLNQAARWLCNTLAAGRKVLVAGNGGSAAQAQHFAAELVGRFKRERRPYPVVALTSDSATLTALANDYGYAAAFARQIQALGQPGDLLLALSTSGESENLLQAALLARQQGVFVLALTGERESRLETLADLTLRMPGGTEPARTQELQLLLIHVLCDLTEAQLCLRERHRALRMEAPEGL, from the coding sequence ATGGAAGAGGATCAACATCAAGAGGCGCTGGCGTGGTCTGGGGCCGTCTCCTGGCCGGTGAAGTCGCTGGTGGAGAGAGCGGAGAGTACGGAAGAGCAATTGTGGCGCAGCGAGGTTGAGGCGTTGCGGACCTTGCTCTGGCAGCGTCGGCTCTGGCTAGTGGAGGCGCTGGATGCGCTGATGGAGGAGGCGGGACTACTCAACCAGGCGGCGCGCTGGCTCTGCAACACCCTGGCGGCTGGGCGGAAGGTTCTGGTGGCTGGCAACGGAGGCAGTGCCGCCCAGGCCCAGCATTTTGCCGCTGAGCTAGTGGGGCGTTTCAAGCGCGAGCGCCGTCCCTACCCAGTGGTTGCCTTAACAAGCGATAGTGCCACTCTAACGGCTCTGGCCAACGACTATGGCTATGCGGCAGCCTTTGCGCGCCAGATTCAAGCGCTGGGGCAGCCGGGCGATCTGCTGTTGGCACTGAGTACCAGTGGTGAGTCTGAGAACCTGCTGCAGGCAGCGCTGTTGGCACGGCAGCAGGGGGTATTTGTGTTAGCGCTCACAGGAGAGCGAGAGAGCCGCCTGGAGACGCTGGCCGATCTTACGCTGCGCATGCCCGGCGGGACCGAGCCGGCACGCACACAGGAGCTGCAGCTGCTGCTCATCCATGTGCTCTGTGATCTGACTGAGGCCCAGCTCTGCCTGCGGGAGCGCCACCGTGCGCTGCGGATGGAGGCACCTGAAGGTCTATGA
- the rfaE2 gene encoding D-glycero-beta-D-manno-heptose 1-phosphate adenylyltransferase has protein sequence MAFVDVVSAFRCLRALVIGDVMLDTYLEGTATRLCQEGPVPVVTRRAEHRLPGGAANVAANVQSLGAEALLLGVVGCDSAASLLRTTLRRAQVSLDWLLADPSLETLHKVRILADGQYVVRFDEGDELQLGPVLLERLLTALEAAYACCDLVIVSDYRYGVVSDQVITLLAQLQARRPKVLLIDSKALGRFRSVPATVVTPNYLEARLCLAERLPVAAHAVQRGEPLSETTLRQLGEGLLSSLQCSAVVITLAEQGAFLLDRRGEAYHLPASALQCASEVGAGDSFAAALALALAAGASLIEAGVIASEAAALAVAQRWTASVRQQELLQRLGLRAALEEGHQAASSLAQEISYSLERQRLAALLEQERRAGRRIVFTNGIFDLLHAGHVHFLRQAKALGDVLIVAVNSDRSVRRLRGEGRPITTERDRLALVKALDMVDHALLFDEETPAALIRCLRPHVHVKGGDYRTEELPEAEAVRAVGGQVVILPLLPERSTSAVIERIRASTEACSPVRVAASGEGGDHE, from the coding sequence ATGGCTTTTGTTGATGTGGTGTCTGCGTTTCGTTGTCTACGCGCCCTGGTCATTGGCGATGTCATGCTTGATACCTACCTGGAGGGCACCGCTACGCGCCTCTGCCAGGAGGGGCCAGTGCCAGTAGTGACTCGGCGGGCTGAGCATCGCCTGCCCGGTGGCGCTGCCAATGTGGCAGCCAATGTGCAGTCTCTGGGCGCTGAGGCGCTCTTGCTTGGGGTGGTCGGCTGCGACAGCGCTGCGTCCCTCTTGCGGACTACGCTGAGGCGTGCTCAGGTTAGTCTGGATTGGCTGCTGGCTGATCCTTCTCTGGAAACGTTGCACAAGGTACGCATTCTGGCCGATGGGCAATATGTGGTGCGCTTCGACGAGGGGGACGAGCTGCAGCTGGGACCCGTTCTTTTAGAGCGCCTGCTGACTGCGCTGGAGGCTGCCTACGCCTGTTGTGACCTGGTGATTGTCTCGGACTATCGCTATGGGGTTGTCTCGGACCAGGTGATTACGCTCCTGGCGCAGCTTCAGGCGCGCAGGCCGAAGGTGCTGCTGATCGATTCGAAAGCGCTGGGACGTTTCCGCTCGGTGCCGGCGACTGTAGTGACGCCTAATTACCTGGAGGCTCGGCTCTGCCTGGCTGAGCGTTTGCCTGTGGCGGCCCATGCTGTCCAGCGGGGCGAACCGCTCTCTGAGACAACCCTGCGTCAGCTTGGCGAAGGGCTGCTCTCCTCACTCCAGTGTTCAGCAGTGGTCATCACGCTGGCGGAGCAGGGGGCTTTCCTGCTCGATCGCCGTGGAGAAGCGTACCATCTGCCGGCCAGTGCTCTACAGTGCGCCAGCGAGGTTGGTGCGGGTGACTCTTTTGCGGCGGCCCTGGCTCTGGCTCTGGCGGCGGGGGCCTCACTGATCGAGGCGGGGGTGATTGCCTCTGAGGCCGCAGCCCTGGCAGTGGCTCAGCGCTGGACGGCCAGCGTGCGTCAACAGGAGCTACTTCAGCGCCTTGGCCTGCGCGCGGCTCTGGAGGAAGGGCACCAGGCTGCCAGCTCGCTTGCGCAAGAGATTTCCTATAGTTTAGAACGCCAGCGTTTGGCTGCCCTGCTAGAGCAGGAGCGGCGAGCGGGGCGGCGCATTGTCTTCACTAACGGCATTTTTGATCTGCTGCATGCGGGCCATGTCCACTTCCTGCGCCAGGCCAAGGCTCTTGGCGATGTACTGATCGTGGCCGTCAATAGCGATCGCAGTGTGCGGCGTCTTCGGGGAGAGGGGCGACCGATCACGACGGAGCGCGACCGGCTGGCGCTCGTTAAGGCGCTTGATATGGTCGACCATGCCCTGCTCTTCGATGAAGAGACCCCGGCTGCTCTGATTCGCTGCCTGCGTCCCCATGTCCATGTCAAAGGGGGAGACTACCGGACAGAGGAGCTGCCAGAGGCTGAGGCGGTGCGAGCTGTCGGTGGGCAGGTGGTGATCTTGCCGCTGCTGCCCGAGCGCAGCACAAGTGCTGTCATTGAGCGCATCCGTGCCAGCACCGAGGCTTGTAGCCCGGTCAGAGTGGCTGCTTCGGGTGAGGGAGGAGACCATGAGTGA
- a CDS encoding D-glycero-alpha-D-manno-heptose-1,7-bisphosphate 7-phosphatase — MMRPALFLDRDGTLVQPVHYPRRPEDLHLYEAIAPGLRLLQALGYVLVVVTNQSGLARGYFTEAALEEMHAYLRRELAREGVYLAAIYYCPHHPEGRIPALAIQCNCRKPQPGLLLRAAAELRLDLTRSWFVGDILDDVEAGNRAGCRTVLVDLGTEGPPESALRRPTFVARDTCQALELIVGSVLMANASREPDPSSKVLPCQGGAAPAVPVELPRLPARLAEKLS; from the coding sequence ATGATGCGACCTGCGCTCTTTCTGGATCGTGATGGGACACTGGTCCAACCCGTCCATTATCCGCGCCGCCCCGAGGATCTCCACCTCTATGAGGCGATTGCGCCGGGCCTGCGTCTCCTGCAAGCTCTGGGCTACGTGCTCGTCGTGGTGACGAACCAGTCCGGTCTGGCCCGTGGCTATTTCACTGAGGCGGCCCTGGAGGAGATGCATGCTTATCTGCGCCGGGAGCTAGCACGGGAAGGGGTCTATCTCGCCGCCATCTATTATTGCCCTCATCATCCCGAGGGCCGTATCCCTGCCCTGGCAATTCAGTGCAATTGCCGCAAGCCTCAGCCGGGACTGTTATTGCGGGCCGCCGCCGAGCTTCGCCTCGATCTGACCCGCTCCTGGTTCGTGGGCGATATCCTGGACGATGTCGAGGCGGGGAATCGGGCCGGCTGCCGCACGGTGCTGGTTGATCTTGGAACTGAAGGCCCGCCCGAATCTGCCCTGCGCCGGCCTACCTTTGTTGCTCGTGATACCTGTCAGGCTCTAGAGTTGATCGTCGGGTCTGTTCTGATGGCGAACGCTTCGCGGGAGCCTGACCCTTCCTCGAAGGTACTCCCCTGTCAGGGGGGAGCTGCGCCTGCTGTGCCTGTCGAGCTACCCCGCCTGCCAGCGCGTCTGGCTGAAAAGCTCAGCTGA
- a CDS encoding SDR family oxidoreductase, which translates to MSEMVRQWRQALQKRVVAVTGAGSGLGEATARAFAAAGCYLACLDINLPELQRVGRELEEASTEVLTCLCDVSQEAAVAESVAAILGRWQRLDILVNCAAVDHTLPVEELSVGQWDQVLGVNLRGPFLLARAVFPPMRAQGGGHIINVASTAALRAWANASAYHASKWGLLGFSRGLSVEGRPYGIRVTTIIPGGMRTHFFDRFLAQGLPLPQEEQLQDPATVAETIVFAASLPPESALQELLVTPFNETSWP; encoded by the coding sequence ATGTCAGAAATGGTAAGGCAATGGCGTCAAGCGTTGCAGAAGCGGGTTGTTGCGGTCACAGGAGCTGGCAGTGGTCTGGGCGAGGCCACTGCTCGCGCCTTTGCTGCTGCTGGCTGTTATCTCGCCTGTCTCGATATCAATCTGCCGGAGCTGCAGCGTGTTGGTCGTGAGCTGGAGGAGGCCAGTACTGAGGTCCTGACCTGCCTCTGCGACGTTAGCCAGGAGGCAGCCGTGGCGGAGAGCGTGGCCGCGATCTTAGGCCGCTGGCAGCGCCTGGACATTCTGGTCAATTGCGCGGCGGTGGACCACACGTTGCCGGTAGAGGAACTGAGTGTCGGACAATGGGATCAGGTGCTCGGGGTCAATCTGCGCGGGCCTTTCTTGTTGGCACGGGCGGTTTTCCCACCCATGCGTGCCCAGGGAGGTGGTCATATCATCAATGTGGCCTCGACGGCTGCCTTGCGTGCCTGGGCCAATGCCTCCGCTTACCACGCTTCGAAGTGGGGACTGCTCGGCTTTAGCCGCGGACTCAGCGTCGAGGGGCGCCCCTATGGAATTCGCGTCACTACGATCATTCCTGGGGGAATGCGGACGCACTTTTTTGATCGCTTCCTGGCGCAGGGCCTGCCCTTGCCGCAGGAGGAGCAGCTGCAAGATCCAGCGACGGTTGCCGAGACTATTGTCTTTGCTGCCAGTCTGCCCCCCGAGTCGGCCTTGCAGGAGCTGCTGGTGACGCCCTTCAATGAGACGAGCTGGCCGTAA